Proteins encoded by one window of Clostridium cagae:
- a CDS encoding sensor histidine kinase: MKNKEKLKNLYEQLVALKVYKFFRSICLKLRINIERSIRFELMLVIGVCFLLSFTFYNFTDVLLKKEYRNPEVFYDYESTEKEANMLLKELERTEHLKIDDSKEIEKILNSPMYNNSKIYITNTEGKVVFKTSNVYEETIDIYSVFRDIISNENDTSNAARERIYIMPLKMDNTRLYLIYSKIPKAEIVYNTVEMSNSSLALSLTFIIFIISFVIITNNKMKYLDEIASGLKTIANGNLNYRIEEKGRDEIRKIANNINNMAKEIGEKIQAERDAEKTKTDLITNVSHDLRTPLTSIMGYIGLVKEDRYKNKEEMNEYLNIAYNKAQKLNILIEDLFEYTKLNNNGMKLTKEKVNLCELLSQLIEEMTPIVDENSVSINKKFDIDRAYVFIDIVKMLRVFENLIMNAVKYSIKPGEIIIGLYQKDDYVTFVCRNKGEYISKEKLDKVFDRFYRVDESRNTTTGGSGLGLAISKNIINLHEGKIWAECIDDNISFYVNLKIEDL; the protein is encoded by the coding sequence TTGAAAAATAAAGAAAAATTAAAAAACCTTTATGAACAATTAGTTGCTTTAAAGGTTTATAAGTTTTTTCGTAGCATATGTTTAAAATTAAGAATAAATATTGAGAGAAGCATTAGATTTGAATTAATGCTAGTAATTGGAGTATGCTTTTTATTATCTTTTACATTTTATAATTTCACAGATGTACTGTTAAAAAAAGAATATCGAAATCCAGAAGTATTTTATGATTATGAATCTACAGAAAAAGAAGCTAATATGTTATTAAAAGAGTTAGAAAGAACGGAACATTTAAAAATAGATGACTCTAAAGAGATAGAAAAAATATTAAATTCACCTATGTATAATAACAGTAAGATATATATTACAAATACTGAAGGAAAAGTTGTTTTTAAAACTTCAAATGTTTATGAAGAAACAATAGATATATATAGTGTATTTAGAGATATTATTTCTAATGAAAATGATACTAGTAATGCAGCACGGGAAAGAATTTATATTATGCCATTAAAAATGGATAATACCAGATTATATTTAATATATTCTAAAATTCCAAAGGCAGAAATAGTATATAATACGGTAGAAATGTCTAATTCCTCTTTAGCATTATCACTTACATTTATAATTTTTATAATTTCATTTGTAATAATTACTAATAATAAAATGAAGTATTTAGATGAAATTGCATCTGGATTAAAAACAATAGCAAATGGAAATTTAAATTATAGGATTGAGGAAAAAGGAAGAGATGAAATTAGAAAGATAGCTAATAACATAAATAATATGGCTAAGGAGATTGGTGAGAAAATACAAGCTGAAAGAGATGCAGAAAAAACAAAAACTGATTTAATTACAAATGTATCTCATGATTTGAGAACTCCGTTAACGTCTATTATGGGTTATATAGGTTTGGTAAAAGAAGATAGATACAAAAACAAGGAAGAAATGAACGAATATTTAAATATAGCTTATAACAAGGCACAGAAATTAAATATATTAATTGAAGATTTATTTGAATATACGAAGCTTAATAATAATGGAATGAAGTTAACTAAAGAAAAAGTTAATTTATGTGAACTTCTATCTCAATTAATAGAAGAGATGACACCAATCGTAGATGAAAACTCAGTAAGTATAAATAAAAAATTTGATATAGATAGAGCATATGTTTTTATAGATATAGTAAAAATGCTTAGAGTGTTTGAAAATTTAATAATGAATGCTGTAAAGTATTCAATTAAACCTGGAGAAATAATCATAGGTCTTTACCAAAAAGATGATTATGTAACTTTTGTGTGTAGAAATAAGGGAGAATATATATCTAAAGAAAAATTAGATAAAGTATTTGATCGATTTTATAGAGTTGATGAATCAAGAAATACTACTACAGGGGGATCAGGATTAGGCCTCGCTATTTCTAAAAATATAATTAATTTACATGAAGGTAAAATATGGGCTGAATGTATTGATGATAATATAAGTTTTTATGTTAATTTAAAGATAGAAGATTTATAG
- the gap gene encoding type I glyceraldehyde-3-phosphate dehydrogenase: protein MANVKVAINGFGRIGRLAFRQMFGAEGYEVVAINDLTDPKMLAHLLKYDSSQGRYEESVEVKEDGIVVNGKEIKIYAEADASKLPWGDLGVDVVLECTGFYVSKAKSQAHIDAGAKKVVISAPAGNDLPTVVFNVNQDILTAEDNIISAASCTTNCLAPMAQALNQLAPIQTGIMSTIHAYTGDQMVLDGPHKKGDFRRARAAAVNIVPNSTGAAKAIGLVIPELNGKLIGSAQRVPVPTGSTTILVAVVKGKDITVESVNAAMKAASNESFGYTEEELVSSDIVGIRFGSLFDATQTMVAKVDEDTYQVQVVSWYDNENSYTSQMVRTIKYFAKFLK from the coding sequence ATGGCAAATGTAAAAGTAGCAATTAATGGTTTTGGACGTATTGGACGTCTTGCATTTAGACAAATGTTTGGAGCAGAAGGATATGAAGTGGTTGCAATCAACGACTTAACAGATCCTAAAATGTTAGCTCACTTATTAAAATATGATTCATCACAAGGTAGATATGAAGAATCTGTAGAAGTTAAAGAAGACGGAATCGTTGTTAACGGAAAAGAAATCAAAATCTACGCTGAAGCTGATGCTTCAAAACTTCCTTGGGGAGATCTTGGTGTAGACGTAGTACTTGAATGTACTGGATTCTATGTATCAAAAGCTAAATCACAAGCACATATCGATGCAGGTGCTAAGAAAGTTGTTATATCAGCTCCAGCTGGTAACGACCTTCCAACAGTTGTATTCAATGTTAACCAAGATATATTAACTGCTGAAGACAACATAATATCTGCAGCTTCTTGTACAACTAACTGCTTAGCTCCAATGGCTCAAGCACTTAATCAATTAGCACCAATTCAAACTGGTATTATGTCAACTATCCATGCTTATACTGGAGATCAAATGGTATTAGATGGACCTCATAAAAAGGGAGATTTCAGAAGAGCAAGAGCTGCTGCTGTAAATATCGTTCCTAACTCAACTGGTGCTGCTAAAGCTATCGGATTAGTTATTCCAGAATTAAACGGTAAGTTAATTGGTTCTGCACAAAGAGTTCCAGTTCCAACTGGTTCAACTACAATCTTAGTTGCTGTAGTTAAAGGAAAAGACATTACAGTTGAAAGCGTAAATGCTGCTATGAAAGCTGCTTCTAACGAATCATTTGGATACACTGAAGAAGAATTAGTATCTTCTGATATCGTAGGAATCAGATTCGGATCATTATTTGATGCAACTCAAACTATGGTAGCTAAAGTTGATGAAGACACATACCAAGTTCAAGTTGTTTCATGGTATGACAACGAAAATTCATACACTAGCCAAATGGTTAGAACAATTAAATACTTCGCTAAATTCTTAAAGTAA
- a CDS encoding phosphoglycerate kinase, producing MNFNKKTIEDIQVKGKKVLVRCDFNVPLKDGVITDENRLNGALPTIKYLVENGAKVILCSHMGKPKGEPKPELSLAPVAKRLSELLGKEIKFAPDNTVVGENAKAAVAEMKDGDVVLLENTRYRKEETKNGEEFSKELASLAEIFVNDAFGTAHRAHCSTVGVTDYIDTAVCGYLIQKELKFLGNAVETPEKPFVAILGGAKVSDKIAVINNLLDKVDTIIIGGGMAYTFLKAQGYEIGTSLVEEDRLDYAKEMIAKAEEKGVKFLLPVDHRVAAEFKDVEATVTNDQNIPTGNMGLDIGPKTETVYANAIKDAKTVIWNGPMGVFEFENFNKGTIAVAKAMADSNATTIIGGGDSAAAVNILGFGDKMTHISTGGGASLEFLEGKVLPGISALND from the coding sequence ATGAATTTTAACAAAAAGACAATTGAAGATATCCAAGTAAAAGGAAAAAAAGTCTTAGTTAGATGTGATTTTAATGTACCATTAAAAGATGGTGTTATAACTGATGAAAATAGATTGAACGGAGCTCTTCCTACAATCAAATATTTAGTTGAAAATGGTGCAAAAGTTATCCTTTGCTCACATATGGGTAAACCAAAGGGAGAACCAAAGCCAGAATTATCTTTAGCTCCAGTTGCTAAAAGATTAAGTGAACTTTTAGGAAAAGAAATTAAATTTGCTCCAGACAACACTGTTGTAGGCGAAAATGCTAAAGCAGCAGTTGCTGAAATGAAAGATGGAGATGTAGTATTACTTGAAAATACTAGATATAGAAAAGAAGAAACTAAGAATGGTGAAGAATTCTCTAAGGAATTAGCATCACTTGCTGAAATTTTTGTTAATGATGCATTTGGTACTGCTCACAGAGCTCACTGTTCAACAGTTGGTGTAACTGATTATATTGACACTGCTGTATGTGGATACTTAATTCAAAAAGAATTAAAGTTCTTAGGAAATGCAGTTGAAACTCCAGAAAAACCTTTTGTTGCTATATTAGGTGGAGCTAAGGTTTCTGATAAAATAGCTGTTATCAACAATCTTTTAGATAAAGTTGATACTATTATAATTGGTGGAGGAATGGCTTATACATTCTTAAAAGCTCAAGGATATGAAATCGGAACTTCATTAGTTGAAGAAGATAGACTTGACTATGCTAAAGAAATGATAGCTAAAGCAGAAGAAAAAGGTGTTAAATTCTTATTACCAGTAGATCATAGAGTTGCTGCAGAATTCAAAGATGTTGAAGCTACAGTAACAAATGATCAAAATATTCCAACTGGAAACATGGGATTAGATATTGGACCAAAGACAGAAACAGTATATGCTAATGCTATTAAAGATGCTAAGACTGTAATTTGGAATGGACCAATGGGAGTATTCGAATTTGAAAACTTCAATAAAGGAACTATTGCAGTAGCTAAAGCAATGGCTGATTCAAATGCAACTACTATAATTGGTGGTGGAGATTCAGCAGCCGCTGTTAACATATTAGGATTCGGAGATAAGATGA
- a CDS encoding sugar-binding transcriptional regulator, whose protein sequence is MLHEILELQKKIVPELVETLEKRYNVLRTIYYNQPIGRRVLANELKIGERVVRNEVSFLNSQGLIEINTPGMTVTEDGERIINKLKDFIHEIKGLSELEEEVRSSLNLKKVIIVPGDLDNNPSILKDLGKACAHYVKDVLVNNDIIALTGGSTLKAVVEQFPKINNLSNIQVVPARGGVGKNVETQANTLAASLAKKLNGSYKMLHVSENLSLDVLDTLLKEEEIKAVVDTLHKADILMYGIGNAVQMAKKRGVSEAKIKKLIDNGAVGEAFGCYFTKSSQIISEATSIGIKISEARKIRTHIAIAGGKNKVESIISTEFNDINGILVTDEETGKKILETLNR, encoded by the coding sequence ATGTTGCATGAGATATTAGAATTACAGAAAAAAATAGTTCCTGAACTTGTTGAAACATTGGAAAAGAGATACAATGTACTTAGAACTATATACTATAATCAACCAATAGGTAGAAGAGTTCTTGCCAATGAATTGAAAATTGGTGAAAGAGTGGTAAGAAATGAAGTAAGTTTTTTGAACTCTCAAGGTTTAATAGAAATAAATACTCCAGGAATGACTGTCACTGAAGATGGTGAGAGGATAATAAATAAATTAAAGGATTTTATTCATGAAATAAAGGGACTTTCAGAGCTTGAAGAAGAAGTAAGAAGTAGTCTTAATCTAAAGAAAGTTATTATAGTTCCAGGTGATTTAGATAATAATCCTTCGATTTTAAAAGATTTAGGAAAAGCTTGTGCTCATTATGTGAAAGATGTATTAGTTAACAATGATATTATTGCGTTAACTGGTGGAAGCACATTAAAAGCTGTAGTGGAACAATTTCCTAAGATAAATAATTTATCTAATATTCAAGTAGTACCTGCAAGAGGTGGCGTAGGCAAAAATGTAGAAACTCAAGCTAATACATTAGCAGCTTCATTAGCAAAAAAGCTAAATGGTAGTTATAAAATGTTGCATGTTTCAGAAAATTTAAGTTTAGACGTATTAGATACATTACTTAAAGAAGAAGAAATAAAAGCTGTAGTAGATACGTTACATAAGGCTGATATATTAATGTATGGCATAGGAAATGCTGTACAAATGGCTAAAAAAAGAGGCGTTTCGGAAGCAAAAATTAAGAAGCTTATAGATAATGGTGCAGTTGGGGAAGCCTTTGGATGTTATTTTACCAAAAGTTCTCAAATTATATCAGAAGCTACTTCAATTGGAATAAAAATTAGCGAAGCGAGAAAAATCAGAACACATATTGCTATAGCAGGTGGAAAGAATAAAGTAGAGTCAATAATATCGACAGAATTTAATGATATTAATGGTATCTTAGTCACAGACGAAGAAACTGGTAAAAAAATACTAGAAACATTAAATCGTTAA
- a CDS encoding response regulator transcription factor has protein sequence MIGNKTILIVDDEKEIRDLVEIYLKSEGYVTVKACNGEEALNIIREQNIDLVILDVMMPKLNGIDTCLKIREEREMPIIMLSAKSEGIDKILGLNMGADDYITKPFNPLELVARVKSQLRRFYKFNTKHMEDEKEEESIIEIDELIINLETHEVILSNNLVKLTPTEFDILLLLSKNRGKVFSIENIYESVWNQEFMSSDNTVMVHIRKIREKIESDPRTPKFIKTVWGVGYKIEK, from the coding sequence ATGATAGGCAATAAAACTATTTTAATAGTTGATGATGAAAAAGAAATTAGAGATCTAGTTGAAATATATTTAAAAAGTGAAGGGTATGTTACAGTAAAGGCATGCAATGGCGAAGAAGCATTAAATATAATTAGAGAACAAAATATAGATTTAGTAATATTAGACGTTATGATGCCTAAATTAAATGGTATAGATACATGTTTGAAAATAAGAGAAGAAAGAGAAATGCCAATAATAATGTTATCAGCTAAAAGCGAAGGCATAGATAAGATACTGGGACTTAATATGGGGGCTGATGATTATATAACAAAACCTTTTAATCCATTAGAATTAGTAGCTAGAGTAAAATCACAATTAAGAAGATTTTATAAGTTTAATACTAAGCACATGGAAGATGAAAAAGAAGAAGAGAGTATAATAGAAATTGATGAACTAATAATAAATTTAGAAACACATGAAGTAATATTAAGTAATAATTTAGTGAAATTAACGCCTACTGAATTTGATATATTGTTATTGCTTTCTAAGAATAGAGGAAAAGTTTTTTCAATAGAAAATATATATGAAAGTGTTTGGAATCAGGAATTTATGTCTTCAGATAATACTGTAATGGTACATATAAGAAAAATAAGAGAAAAAATAGAAAGTGATCCAAGAACCCCTAAATTTATAAAGACCGTATGGGGAGTTGGGTATAAAATTGAAAAATAA
- a CDS encoding DegV family protein, which translates to MEKIKIITDSTADLPKEIYEKYDIEVLPVLINFKEESYLDGIEINPDKVFEKIEKDNILPTTGQIIPTRFIETYQKYLDEGYKILSIHMSSAMSGTYQSACIAKNTIESDDIMLVDSQNIAPALGILVLKAAVLLEKGNSLDDTFKIIDSAKYNVKTLMCFESLEYLIRGGRISKTAGMVGSVFGIKLILDIKDGLMSVKDKIRGNKKAIRKIISELEEAQLDEDVPILLVDAKNVEIKAAFLEYLQENNMNYTECPLGSSVCIHSGPNCCGLIYLTK; encoded by the coding sequence TTGGAGAAGATAAAAATTATCACAGATAGTACTGCTGATTTACCAAAAGAAATATATGAAAAATATGACATAGAAGTGTTACCAGTTCTAATAAATTTCAAAGAAGAAAGTTATTTAGATGGAATTGAAATAAATCCAGATAAAGTTTTTGAAAAAATAGAAAAAGATAATATATTACCAACTACAGGTCAAATTATTCCTACTAGATTTATAGAGACATATCAGAAGTATCTAGATGAAGGTTATAAGATACTTTCAATACATATGTCTTCTGCGATGAGTGGAACATATCAATCAGCATGTATAGCTAAAAATACAATAGAAAGTGATGATATAATGTTGGTAGATTCACAAAATATAGCACCAGCATTAGGAATTTTAGTATTAAAAGCAGCTGTACTTTTAGAAAAAGGAAATAGCTTAGATGATACATTTAAGATAATAGATTCTGCTAAATATAATGTGAAAACATTAATGTGTTTTGAATCATTAGAATATCTTATAAGAGGTGGAAGAATATCTAAAACGGCTGGAATGGTTGGTAGTGTGTTTGGAATAAAGTTAATTCTAGATATAAAAGATGGACTTATGTCTGTTAAAGATAAGATAAGAGGAAATAAAAAGGCTATTAGAAAAATAATTTCTGAATTAGAAGAAGCACAATTAGATGAAGATGTTCCAATATTACTAGTTGATGCAAAAAATGTAGAAATTAAAGCAGCCTTTTTAGAGTATTTACAAGAAAATAATATGAACTATACTGAATGTCCATTAGGATCTAGTGTATGTATTCATTCAGGGCCTAATTGTTGTGGACTAATATATTTAACTAAGTAA
- the rpoN gene encoding RNA polymerase factor sigma-54 produces the protein MKLDYGMKITQDQKLVLTQSMQQSIKLLQMSMHDLREFIDNEYAENPILEISELDKGIENNTSEDKYDYKNLIKELESNNYKNEVDNNYVNNKETDSTPWNYIEKSKSLNEFLQEQLIGLNIDPYLVVVSKYIIESLDNRGYLEISTIQISNELNINQVKVEEALKIVQDLEPYGIGARNIEECLMIQSKKLSILDDTMEKIIKNHLGNIADNKYKLVGEELGINPKEAQRYGDLIKTLEPKPSRGFYTGEQVSYIIPDAEIKKIEKQYFIIMNDNVLPKLTINKTYKSVLENNADEKTVCYVKEKINKAMFLIKSIEQRKSTLYNVLKCLLNKQSEFFDKGYEYIKPLTLKEVAEEIGMHESTVSRAIKEKYVLTSYGTIKIKSLFESGFSLSNEGDIATNTIKNEIKRIVEEENKSKPFSDQIISEILNKEKINISRRTVAKYREELGIKSSSKRKRI, from the coding sequence ATGAAATTAGATTATGGTATGAAAATTACCCAGGATCAAAAACTTGTATTAACTCAAAGTATGCAACAATCGATAAAACTTTTACAAATGTCCATGCATGATTTAAGGGAGTTCATTGATAATGAATATGCTGAAAATCCAATATTAGAAATTAGTGAATTAGATAAAGGAATAGAAAATAATACTTCAGAAGATAAATATGATTACAAAAACCTAATAAAGGAATTAGAATCTAATAATTATAAGAATGAAGTTGATAATAATTATGTAAATAACAAAGAAACAGATTCTACTCCTTGGAATTATATTGAAAAGAGTAAATCTTTAAATGAGTTTTTACAAGAACAATTAATTGGACTAAATATTGATCCATATTTAGTAGTAGTATCAAAATATATCATAGAATCCTTAGATAATAGAGGGTATTTGGAAATATCAACAATTCAAATAAGCAATGAACTTAATATAAATCAAGTTAAAGTAGAAGAAGCATTGAAAATTGTACAAGACTTAGAACCATACGGTATAGGTGCTAGAAATATAGAAGAGTGTTTAATGATTCAAAGTAAAAAATTAAGTATCTTAGATGATACTATGGAAAAAATAATAAAGAATCATTTAGGAAATATAGCAGATAATAAATATAAGCTAGTAGGTGAAGAATTAGGAATAAACCCTAAAGAAGCTCAAAGGTATGGTGATTTAATTAAAACATTAGAGCCAAAGCCATCTAGAGGATTCTACACAGGAGAACAAGTAAGTTATATAATCCCTGATGCTGAAATAAAAAAAATAGAAAAGCAATATTTTATTATAATGAATGATAACGTATTGCCTAAACTTACTATAAATAAAACTTATAAAAGTGTTTTGGAAAATAATGCAGATGAAAAAACAGTATGTTATGTTAAAGAAAAAATTAATAAAGCTATGTTTTTGATAAAGTCTATTGAACAAAGGAAAAGCACTTTATATAATGTGTTGAAATGCTTATTAAATAAGCAAAGTGAATTTTTTGATAAAGGTTACGAGTACATAAAACCTTTAACGTTAAAAGAAGTTGCAGAAGAAATAGGAATGCATGAGTCAACTGTTAGTAGGGCTATAAAAGAGAAATATGTACTTACTAGTTATGGAACAATAAAGATAAAATCATTATTTGAAAGTGGATTTTCTTTAAGCAATGAAGGGGATATAGCTACCAATACTATAAAAAATGAAATTAAAAGGATAGTAGAAGAAGAAAATAAATCTAAACCTTTTTCAGATCAAATTATTTCTGAAATATTAAATAAAGAAAAGATAAATATTTCTAGAAGAACTGTGGCAAAATATAGAGAAGAATTAGGAATTAAATCTTCATCAAAAAGAAAGAGGATTTAA
- a CDS encoding tRNA (cytidine(34)-2'-O)-methyltransferase: protein MNLNIVLYQPEIPQNTGNIARTCVLTDSKLHLIKPLGFDIDEKHVRRAGLDYWKYLDLEIHESYEAFMEKYKNERIFLSSTHAGDYYSEISFQKGDFIMFGRESSGVPESIHEVITGMRIPMIQSSTRSLNLSNTVSIVAYEALRQFGFPNMK, encoded by the coding sequence TTGAATTTAAATATAGTATTATATCAACCAGAAATTCCTCAAAATACTGGGAATATAGCAAGAACTTGTGTGCTTACTGATAGTAAGCTGCATTTAATAAAGCCTTTAGGATTTGATATAGATGAAAAACATGTAAGAAGAGCAGGGTTGGATTATTGGAAATATTTAGACTTAGAAATTCATGAAAGCTATGAAGCATTTATGGAAAAATACAAGAATGAAAGAATATTTTTATCAAGTACTCATGCTGGAGATTATTATAGCGAAATTTCATTTCAAAAAGGTGATTTTATAATGTTTGGAAGAGAATCAAGTGGTGTACCAGAGTCAATCCATGAAGTGATTACTGGTATGAGAATACCAATGATTCAATCAAGCACTAGAAGTTTAAATTTATCTAATACTGTGTCAATAGTTGCATATGAAGCTTTAAGGCAATTTGGATTTCCAAACATGAAATAG
- a CDS encoding VanW family protein, whose amino-acid sequence MSEENRKRGKVLKKVSSNKKKIIIGICAFAVITSALFTGYFLSISKIVEDWNDKIYLGVAVQDINIGGMTKEEAREKLAQDLQGRIGDKKAIIKVDGSEFELLYSDISPVYNLDNVLDEAINFGKDHSALKKYSYIKNKGQEKHEINLNLSYDEEKLKACEEAIKDKVQTEPKDATLSINGSNFSVIDEVVGKSINMEEFDKKLKEAITGHINEENIISMELETVQPKITNKDLSKINGIIGSYSSNYGTSSEGRSTNIDISTKAINGVVLMPGDVFSFNEVVGPRTVERGYKEAATYVGNKVEPGIGGGICQVSTALYRAVMHANIRSVERRNHSMSVGYAKPGLDATVSYGDIDYKFKNNYDSPIYIEGNTYNKVMTYNIYGNVSELGGKTYDMVNEIIQTIEPTVKVVEDATLPEGQEVTESGGMTGYKVNSYQLTYENGVQTNKELISTDYYTAVDIVVKKGTQPLIPPAATEQLPGAVPPETPQTAPPVPGDPVAPPVVQ is encoded by the coding sequence GTGAGCGAAGAGAATAGAAAAAGGGGGAAAGTTCTTAAAAAGGTATCAAGTAATAAAAAGAAAATAATAATAGGAATATGTGCATTTGCAGTTATTACTTCGGCATTATTTACTGGATATTTTTTATCTATTAGTAAAATAGTAGAGGACTGGAATGATAAGATATATTTAGGTGTAGCAGTACAAGATATAAATATAGGAGGAATGACTAAAGAAGAGGCTAGAGAAAAATTAGCTCAAGATCTTCAGGGGCGAATAGGAGATAAAAAGGCAATTATAAAAGTAGATGGTTCAGAATTCGAATTATTGTATTCTGACATATCTCCAGTATATAATCTTGATAATGTTCTAGATGAAGCTATTAATTTTGGGAAAGATCATTCAGCATTGAAAAAATATTCTTATATAAAGAATAAAGGACAAGAAAAGCATGAGATAAATTTAAATTTATCATATGATGAAGAAAAATTAAAGGCATGTGAAGAAGCGATAAAAGACAAAGTGCAAACTGAACCTAAGGATGCCACTCTTTCAATTAATGGTAGTAATTTTTCAGTGATAGATGAAGTAGTTGGAAAAAGCATAAATATGGAGGAGTTTGATAAAAAATTAAAAGAAGCTATAACAGGACACATAAATGAAGAAAATATAATTTCAATGGAATTAGAAACGGTACAACCTAAAATTACAAATAAAGATTTATCAAAAATAAATGGAATTATTGGTTCATATTCTTCAAATTATGGTACATCATCTGAAGGAAGAAGTACTAATATAGATATTTCAACTAAAGCCATAAATGGAGTGGTTTTAATGCCAGGGGATGTATTTAGTTTTAATGAAGTTGTTGGTCCTAGAACAGTTGAAAGAGGCTATAAAGAAGCAGCAACTTATGTTGGTAATAAGGTAGAACCAGGAATAGGTGGAGGTATATGCCAAGTTTCAACAGCCCTTTATAGAGCGGTAATGCATGCAAATATAAGATCAGTAGAAAGAAGAAATCATTCGATGTCTGTAGGTTATGCAAAGCCAGGATTAGATGCAACTGTTTCTTATGGAGATATAGATTATAAATTTAAAAATAATTATGATTCTCCAATTTATATAGAAGGAAATACATATAATAAGGTTATGACTTACAATATATATGGTAATGTTTCTGAATTAGGTGGAAAAACTTATGATATGGTAAATGAAATAATTCAAACTATAGAGCCAACTGTAAAAGTAGTAGAAGATGCAACTTTGCCAGAAGGACAAGAAGTAACAGAAAGTGGTGGAATGACAGGATATAAAGTCAATTCATATCAACTAACATATGAAAATGGTGTTCAAACAAATAAAGAATTAATATCAACTGATTATTATACAGCAGTGGATATAGTTGTTAAAAAGGGAACTCAACCATTAATTCCACCAGCAGCTACAGAACAACTTCCAGGTGCTGTTCCACCTGAAACTCCACAAACAGCTCCACCGGTACCTGGAGACCCAGTAGCTCCGCCGGTAGTTCAATAA
- a CDS encoding glycoside hydrolase family 25 protein gives MQDKNPKSLFGIDINEYTQNVQFPIIATKIDFLYLRSSGSGSGRFRVDKKFIQFAKESRNYGIPVGAYHFGVPSYDLTDADRQCDDFINVLQEGFGEKNYGDLFPVLDVEYPIDKTISTKTLVEWIDRFRKRFEKKTRRRLMLYTGLFFIELYDNFYVEGKGYPLKNMPLWIAMYTKLPINPPYPPNIGGWTRWRVWQFSEDQKVMGVGNPVDANWGPDHIELLIQPRDVTGFKATIDKNHIYLSWDKVPDMDLLGYNIFVNNYWVATVDENATKYVIDTNKLNVPKGSPINVTIEAFDYDGETSRSRAKVKLQNNQLKS, from the coding sequence ATGCAAGATAAAAATCCTAAAAGTCTTTTTGGAATAGATATTAATGAATATACTCAAAACGTTCAATTTCCTATAATAGCTACCAAAATAGACTTTCTATACTTAAGATCATCTGGATCAGGTTCAGGAAGATTTAGAGTAGATAAAAAATTTATTCAATTTGCAAAAGAGAGCAGGAACTATGGTATTCCTGTAGGAGCATATCATTTTGGAGTTCCATCATATGATTTAACAGATGCTGATAGACAATGTGATGATTTTATAAATGTTCTTCAAGAAGGATTTGGAGAAAAAAATTATGGTGATTTATTTCCTGTTTTAGATGTAGAATATCCAATTGATAAAACTATATCAACCAAAACGTTAGTAGAATGGATAGATAGGTTTAGAAAGAGATTTGAAAAAAAAACTAGAAGAAGACTTATGCTTTATACTGGATTATTTTTTATAGAATTATATGATAATTTCTATGTTGAAGGAAAAGGATATCCATTAAAAAATATGCCTTTATGGATCGCAATGTACACTAAGCTTCCTATTAATCCACCATATCCACCTAACATAGGAGGATGGACAAGATGGAGAGTTTGGCAGTTTAGCGAAGATCAAAAAGTGATGGGAGTGGGAAATCCAGTAGATGCTAATTGGGGACCAGATCATATAGAATTATTAATTCAGCCTAGAGATGTAACTGGGTTCAAAGCAACAATAGATAAAAATCATATATATTTATCATGGGATAAAGTTCCTGATATGGATTTGCTAGGATATAATATATTTGTAAATAATTATTGGGTAGCAACTGTGGATGAAAATGCAACAAAATATGTAATAGATACAAATAAGTTGAATGTTCCTAAAGGAAGTCCTATAAATGTTACGATTGAAGCATTTGATTATGATGGTGAAACATCCAGATCTAGAGCGAAAGTTAAATTACAGAATAATCAATTAAAAAGTTAA